The Mesorhizobium sp. AR10 genome includes the window AGTTCATTCTTTGCTCCTCCTTGCGGCTTGCCAGCGATTAACTAGCGGCAGGCTTGTTGAAGGTCCAGTTCCACTGGCGGATTTCGACGCTGTCGAACAGCCCGGCCTTGGCATAGGGATCAACTGCCGACAGGGCTTGTGCGCCGGCCATGTCCGGCGCCTCGACCACGACGAGGCTGCCGTTGGGCTTGCCGTCGGCGTCGAGAAACGGACCGGCAAAGGCGAGTTTCTTGTCACCGTTCAAGCCTTCGAGAAAGGCGAGATGGTCGGGCCGCGCATCGAGGCGCACCTGCAGGCTTCCCGGCTTGTCCTTGCAAATCAACGCAAACAGCATTTTTCCAGCTCCGGCTTGTTCGATAATCAGACGTCGGTTTCGGTCTTCAGCGGCCTTGTCATCAATGCCGACACAGCCTGTCGTATGGTGACGGTGCCGTCCAGTATGGCGGCGACGGCCGTAATGATCGGCGCGTCGATGTCGCGCTCGGTGGCGATGCGGGCGGCAATCGCTGCCGTTGGCACTCCTTCGGCCAGCGGCAGTCCGGCCAGCGGCTTGCCTTGCCCCAGCGCCAGCCCGTAAGCGAAATTGCGCGACTGGGCGGACGAGCAAGTCAGCAGCAGAT containing:
- a CDS encoding YciI-like protein, producing the protein MLFALICKDKPGSLQVRLDARPDHLAFLEGLNGDKKLAFAGPFLDADGKPNGSLVVVEAPDMAGAQALSAVDPYAKAGLFDSVEIRQWNWTFNKPAAS